One window of the Chryseobacterium camelliae genome contains the following:
- a CDS encoding glycoside hydrolase family 43 protein, with protein sequence MKKNLNNILTAVLFIFLMNKNFAQTASSKNAAKKEFRYTNPVTRDSAISMRDHFIIKEGDTWYCVGTSNPVWEGQNPGVRLLVSKDLLHWKQHSFLIDAKKLPPNTPYNGRFWAPEIHKIKGKFYMTVNSGQVTQKDPKGMATHGIWLFSSDKVTGPYTLLNGPLTPQYNNDATLFEDEDGQVYLYCSGNGLFQAKIDLKTGKLTTPIQKFLDKKQPGWPDWMQGGIEGPFVIKKEGTYFMFFSTWTRGYEVALLKSKNPMGPWELASPEPIFGTRKRGYRQAMAKENGYENLEFTDTPDPYQETGHNALFIGPDGNLWNSCHYFMDEKRPYPYSQTFQPWELGPQMGIEPVHYRNGMFFIDGPTWTEQVIKY encoded by the coding sequence ATGAAAAAAAATTTAAACAATATCCTGACAGCGGTCCTATTCATTTTTCTGATGAATAAAAACTTTGCACAGACAGCTAGCAGTAAAAATGCAGCGAAAAAAGAATTCCGCTATACCAATCCTGTGACCAGGGATTCCGCGATTTCCATGCGCGATCATTTTATTATCAAAGAAGGGGATACCTGGTATTGCGTAGGAACTTCCAACCCGGTCTGGGAAGGGCAGAATCCGGGAGTCCGGCTTTTGGTTTCAAAGGATTTGCTCCACTGGAAGCAGCATTCCTTTTTGATTGATGCTAAAAAACTGCCTCCCAACACCCCATACAACGGAAGATTCTGGGCACCCGAAATTCATAAAATAAAAGGAAAATTCTATATGACGGTGAACAGCGGCCAGGTGACTCAAAAAGATCCAAAAGGAATGGCCACACACGGCATCTGGCTTTTCTCTTCCGATAAAGTTACGGGCCCTTACACATTACTTAACGGTCCGCTCACGCCACAATATAACAATGATGCTACATTGTTTGAAGATGAAGACGGTCAGGTGTATTTATACTGCAGCGGTAATGGACTGTTTCAGGCTAAAATCGACTTAAAAACAGGAAAGCTTACCACTCCGATTCAAAAATTCCTGGATAAGAAACAGCCTGGATGGCCCGATTGGATGCAGGGAGGCATTGAAGGCCCTTTTGTCATCAAAAAAGAGGGGACTTATTTTATGTTTTTCTCGACCTGGACGAGAGGATATGAAGTGGCTTTACTTAAATCCAAAAATCCGATGGGTCCCTGGGAACTTGCTTCTCCGGAACCAATTTTCGGAACCCGTAAAAGAGGATACCGACAGGCCATGGCCAAAGAAAACGGTTACGAAAACCTGGAATTTACCGATACACCGGATCCTTATCAGGAAACAGGGCACAATGCTTTATTTATTGGCCCTGACGGGAATTTATGGAATTCATGCCATTATTTCATGGATGAAAAACGGCCGTATCCGTACAGCCAGACCTTTCAACCTTGGGAACTGGGTCCGCAAATGGGAATCGAGCCGGTACATTACAGGAACGGAATGTTCTTTATCGACGGACCAACCTGGACGGAACAAGTCATTAAGTATTAG